The following coding sequences lie in one Clupea harengus chromosome 23, Ch_v2.0.2, whole genome shotgun sequence genomic window:
- the LOC105904726 gene encoding lysophosphatidic acid receptor 6-like has protein sequence MDTDSFSNSTSIVNDTDVFDRYCKQFVSSLVVGTLIAPCACVGIPASVWLLWVLIQRQRSGLSNDLYMLNLTIIDLIYNMFKCPSLMNFFFWRDNLLWEILLCLDGLSLNGRPLFMACMCADCYMAVVYPIVYMKLKRSRYRTVVCASVWILTVAFSLLFQESGLQVHQFTVWGILRLLAISIIAFCNLAILRALRKPDPSGRNDVHPQKQRAQQIIINSFLMTLVSYLPPLVVYFLSTIIPLDRQEKWCNVILPSLVPTMLGSTTMPLLYLANLGKLKYLSECGCNRSV, from the coding sequence ATGGACACAGATAGCTTCTCAAATTCCACCAGCATTGTGAATGACACTGATGTCTTCGACAGATACTGCAAACAGTTTGTGAGCTCTTTGGTTGTAGGTACCCTCATTGCaccctgtgcatgtgtgggtattCCTGCCAGCGTGTGGCTTCTGTGGGTGCTCATTCAGCGGCAGCGCAGCGGCTTGTCCAACGACCTCTACATGCTCAACCTCACCATCATAGACCTGATCTACAACATGTTCAAATGCCCTTCCTTGATGAATTTCTTTTTCTGGCGGGACAACCTGCTTTGGGAAATCCTCCTCTGCCTGGACGGGTTAAGCTTAAATGGACGACCCCTGTTTATGGCCTGCATGTGTGCAGACTGCTACATGGCTGTGGTTTACCCCATTGTCTACATGAAGCTGAAGCGCTCCAGGTACAGGACAGTCGTCTGTGCATCCGTCTGGATTCTGACGGTGGCTTTTAGCCTCTTGTTTCAGGAGTCTGGACTCCAAGTCCACCAGTTTACTGTCTGGGGGATCCTACGGCTTCTAGCAATCTCCATCATCGCCTTCTGTAACCTTGCCATCCTCCGTGCTCTGCGAAAGCCGGATCCGTCTGGAAGGAATGACGTCCacccacagaaacagagagctcAGCAGATCATCATCAACAGCTTTCTCATGACCCTAGTGTCCTACCTCCCTCCACTGGTTGTGTATTTTCTCTCAACCATAATACCCTTAGACAGACAGGAGAAGTGGTGTAATGTGATACTGCCTAGTTTAGTCCCCACCATGCTCGGGAGCACAACCATGCCCCTGCTCTACCTGGCCAATCTGGGCAAGCTGAAGtatctgagtgagtgtggatgtaACAGAAGTGTGTGA